One Nonomuraea angiospora DNA segment encodes these proteins:
- a CDS encoding ACT domain-containing protein: protein MLLRVRVALPDKPGSLAQVTKVLGASGADITQVTVLDRGAGQAVDDITVFCAESTPRQSLVKSLETVEGVAVEGIWTTREAPGTYPELEILKYITTAGDRALTTLVDSLPVLFSADWAATTADRRVLYASWRAPKDLVVPEETPSRPTALTLEEGLHVIHAPLPPLAISLLLARSEGPAFHRIEVHRLTRILEIFLSLPATERSVARQLRK from the coding sequence ATGCTTCTTCGCGTACGGGTGGCGCTGCCCGACAAGCCGGGTTCGCTCGCACAGGTGACCAAGGTCCTGGGGGCGTCGGGGGCCGACATCACGCAGGTGACCGTGCTCGACCGGGGCGCCGGCCAGGCCGTCGACGACATCACGGTCTTCTGCGCGGAGAGCACGCCCAGACAGTCGCTGGTCAAGAGCCTGGAGACGGTGGAGGGCGTGGCGGTCGAGGGCATCTGGACCACCCGGGAGGCCCCGGGCACCTACCCTGAGCTGGAGATCCTCAAGTACATCACCACGGCGGGCGACCGGGCGCTCACCACGCTCGTCGACTCGCTCCCGGTCCTCTTCAGCGCCGACTGGGCCGCCACGACGGCCGACCGGCGCGTCCTCTACGCGAGCTGGCGCGCCCCGAAGGACCTGGTCGTCCCGGAGGAGACCCCGTCCCGCCCGACGGCCCTCACCCTGGAGGAGGGGCTGCACGTCATCCACGCCCCGCTGCCGCCCCTGGCCATCTCCCTCCTCCTGGCCCGCTCGGAAGGCCCCGCCTTCCACCGCATCGAGGTCCACCGCCTCACCCGCATCCTGGAGATCTTCCTCAGCCTGCCCGCCACGGAGCGGAGCGTGGCCCGCCAGCTCCGCAAATAG
- the dusB gene encoding tRNA dihydrouridine synthase DusB → MGVKIGPIGVWPPVVLAPMAGITNAPFRVLCREQGAGLFVCEMITTRGLVERNPKTLRMIRFAESERPRSIQLYGVDPDIVGRAVKMIAEEDLADHIDLNFGCPVPKVTRRGGGSALPYKRNLLRRILREAVAGAGSLPVTMKMRKGIDDDHLTYLDAGRIAAEEGVAAIALHARTAKQHYGGVADWEAIARLKEAVPEIPVLGNGDIWCADDALRMVARTGCDGVVVGRGCLGRPWLFKDLENAFNGSPERARPTLGEVAEVMARHAEGLTECFDIERYAVADFRKHVGWYLKGFTVGSELRRELATAESLDGLREGLAKLEHDQPWPPNTDTPRGKSGERAKVLLPDGWLDDPWDCVIPDGDAESDISGG, encoded by the coding sequence GTGGGAGTGAAGATTGGGCCGATTGGGGTTTGGCCGCCCGTGGTGCTGGCGCCGATGGCGGGCATCACGAACGCGCCGTTCCGGGTGCTGTGCAGGGAGCAGGGCGCGGGCCTGTTCGTCTGCGAGATGATCACGACGCGCGGGCTGGTCGAGCGCAATCCGAAGACGCTGCGGATGATCAGGTTCGCGGAGTCGGAGCGGCCCAGGAGCATCCAGCTGTACGGGGTGGATCCCGACATCGTGGGGCGGGCGGTCAAGATGATCGCCGAGGAGGACCTGGCCGATCACATCGACCTCAACTTCGGCTGCCCCGTTCCCAAGGTGACCAGGCGCGGGGGCGGGTCCGCGCTGCCGTACAAGAGGAACCTGCTGCGGCGGATCCTGCGGGAGGCGGTGGCCGGCGCGGGGTCGTTGCCCGTCACGATGAAGATGCGCAAGGGGATCGACGACGACCATCTGACGTATCTCGACGCGGGGCGGATCGCGGCCGAGGAGGGTGTCGCGGCGATCGCGCTGCACGCCCGTACGGCCAAGCAGCACTACGGGGGCGTGGCCGACTGGGAGGCCATCGCCCGGCTGAAGGAGGCCGTGCCGGAGATCCCCGTGCTGGGCAACGGCGACATCTGGTGCGCCGACGACGCCCTGCGCATGGTGGCGCGCACCGGCTGCGACGGCGTGGTGGTCGGGCGGGGCTGCCTGGGGCGGCCGTGGCTGTTCAAGGACCTGGAGAACGCGTTCAACGGCAGCCCCGAGCGGGCCCGGCCCACGCTCGGCGAGGTCGCCGAGGTGATGGCCAGGCACGCCGAGGGGCTGACCGAGTGCTTCGACATCGAGCGCTACGCCGTCGCCGACTTCCGCAAGCACGTCGGGTGGTATCTGAAGGGGTTCACGGTCGGGAGCGAGCTGCGGCGGGAGCTGGCCACGGCCGAGTCGCTCGACGGGCTGCGCGAGGGGCTGGCGAAGCTGGAGCACGACCAGCCGTGGCCGCCGAACACCGACACGCCCCGGGGGAAGTCGGGGGAGCGGGCCAAGGTGCTGCTGCCGGACGGGTGGCTGGACGACCCCTGGGACTGCGTGATCCCCGACGGCGACGCGGAGTCCGACATCTCCGGCGGCTGA
- a CDS encoding alpha/beta hydrolase produces MTAKWRAGTAGMTVIAALAAGTGAAAADSGPPRCEQISVAVPLTAGGPLDQRMAGTLCRPRGAARAIQILVPGGTYDRSYWLRRGGDGPSFAETMVRGGYAVLALDRLGSGRSSWPSGAVLRPDSHQASLHQVVLAARQGKLDGRRYTRVVGVGNSIGSSIIRGVQIRHPDALDGIILTGESSTPNERAFEEFAGAIHPAAQDPRLAARRLDEAYYTTRPGTRGDWFYHRPGARPAVIAADEATKEPDTFLESLPPVSDNHLIRVPTMIMVGRHDRLLCGEGATDCTSTAALRAQQKRWYPDTPLEATVIPGTGHVLTLHRTAPASSAQALDWVRRNIG; encoded by the coding sequence ATGACGGCGAAGTGGCGGGCCGGGACCGCGGGCATGACCGTGATCGCGGCATTGGCGGCCGGGACGGGAGCCGCGGCGGCCGACTCCGGCCCCCCACGCTGCGAGCAGATCTCCGTGGCCGTGCCGCTCACCGCGGGCGGCCCACTGGACCAGCGGATGGCCGGCACCCTCTGCCGCCCCCGCGGCGCCGCCCGGGCGATCCAGATCCTCGTCCCCGGCGGCACGTACGACCGGTCCTACTGGCTACGACGCGGCGGAGACGGGCCCTCGTTCGCCGAGACCATGGTGCGGGGCGGGTACGCCGTCCTGGCCCTCGACCGGCTCGGATCCGGACGCAGCTCCTGGCCGTCCGGGGCCGTCCTGCGGCCGGACAGCCACCAGGCGTCGCTCCACCAGGTGGTGCTCGCCGCCCGCCAGGGCAAGCTCGACGGGCGGCGCTACACGCGCGTCGTCGGCGTGGGCAACTCCATCGGCTCCTCGATCATCCGCGGCGTCCAGATCCGCCATCCGGACGCGCTGGACGGCATCATCCTGACCGGCGAGTCCAGCACCCCCAACGAGCGCGCCTTCGAGGAGTTCGCCGGGGCCATCCACCCGGCCGCCCAGGACCCGCGCCTGGCCGCGCGCCGGTTGGACGAGGCGTACTACACCACCCGCCCCGGCACCCGCGGCGACTGGTTCTACCACCGGCCGGGCGCGCGGCCCGCCGTCATCGCCGCTGACGAGGCGACCAAGGAACCCGACACGTTCCTGGAGTCCCTCCCGCCCGTCTCCGACAACCACCTCATCCGCGTACCCACCATGATCATGGTCGGCCGGCACGACCGGCTGCTCTGCGGCGAGGGCGCCACGGACTGCACGAGCACGGCGGCCCTGCGGGCACAGCAGAAGCGCTGGTACCCCGACACCCCGCTGGAGGCGACGGTGATCCCCGGCACCGGCCACGTCCTCACCCTGCACCGCACCGCCCCGGCCTCATCCGCCCAGGCCCTCGACTGGGTCAGGCGGAACATCGGCTGA
- a CDS encoding LacI family DNA-binding transcriptional regulator, producing MDVAVLAGVSAMTVSRVLNAPDRVRAETRARVLAAVQELDYRPNQAARQLVTGRSGVLGVVSIDTTLYGPASTLYCIEQAARNAGFNVSIASLPSLSRRSMEEGVERLRDQAVDGVIIVAPHESAADGLRHLPAEMPVVAVDAGDDIPVPVAKVDQRTGAARVTRHLLSLGHRTVWHVAGPADWLDANGRIEGWRGVLESADRPVPEVLRGDWSSRSGYQLGQELAQDPEVTAVFAANDQMALGVLRALREAGRRVPEDVSVAGFDDIPESAYFWPPLTTVRQDFHEVGRHAFHLLLDRMAGASVDARRLVEPELVVRESTAPAPEA from the coding sequence ATGGACGTAGCCGTGCTCGCCGGAGTTTCGGCCATGACCGTGTCGCGCGTGCTCAACGCGCCGGATCGGGTGCGGGCCGAGACCAGGGCGCGCGTGCTCGCCGCCGTGCAGGAGCTCGACTACCGGCCCAACCAGGCCGCGCGCCAGCTCGTCACCGGGCGGTCCGGGGTGCTCGGGGTGGTGAGCATCGACACCACCCTGTACGGGCCCGCCTCCACGCTCTACTGCATCGAGCAGGCCGCCAGGAACGCCGGGTTCAACGTGAGCATCGCCAGCCTGCCCTCGCTCAGCCGCAGGTCGATGGAGGAGGGCGTCGAACGGCTGCGCGACCAGGCGGTGGACGGGGTGATCATCGTCGCGCCGCACGAGTCGGCCGCCGACGGGCTGCGGCACCTGCCGGCCGAGATGCCGGTGGTCGCGGTCGACGCCGGGGACGACATCCCCGTGCCCGTGGCCAAGGTGGACCAGCGGACGGGCGCCGCCAGGGTCACCCGGCACCTGCTCAGCCTCGGCCATCGCACGGTGTGGCACGTGGCCGGGCCGGCCGACTGGCTGGACGCCAACGGGCGCATCGAAGGGTGGCGCGGGGTGCTGGAGTCCGCCGACCGGCCGGTGCCCGAGGTGCTGCGGGGCGACTGGAGCTCGCGTTCCGGCTATCAGCTCGGGCAGGAGCTGGCCCAGGATCCCGAGGTCACCGCCGTGTTCGCGGCCAACGACCAGATGGCGCTCGGCGTGCTGCGGGCCCTGCGTGAGGCCGGGCGGCGGGTGCCGGAGGACGTGAGCGTGGCGGGGTTCGACGACATCCCCGAGTCGGCGTACTTCTGGCCGCCGCTGACGACCGTACGCCAGGACTTCCACGAGGTGGGCAGGCACGCCTTCCACCTGCTGCTGGACCGGATGGCGGGGGCCTCGGTCGACGCGCGGCGGCTGGTGGAGCCCGAGCTGGTCGTGAGGGAGAGCACCGCCCCAGCCCCAGAGGCGTAG
- a CDS encoding arabinosylfuranosidase ArfA, protein MHQAKLTLDPAFKVAPVRRRTFGTFVEHLGRCVYTGIYEPGHPSADEDGFRGDVLDLTRELGVSTVRYPGGNFVSGYRWEDGVGPVDQRPRRLDLAWHSTETNEVGVDEFVRWCRKAGVEPMMALNLGTRGIEAALDLLEYCNHPSGTALSDQRIANGSKEPHGIRMWCLGNEMDGPWQTGHKTAHEYGRLAAETARAMRMVDSSLELVACGSSSSSMPTFGAWEATVLEEAYDVVDYISCHAYYEEKDGDLGSFLACSTDMEYFIRSVVATADSVGARLKSRKRIDISFDEWNVWYLSRFQNAAPPADWPVAPRLLEDHYHLADAVAFGGLLITLLRNSDRVTAASLAQLVNVIAPIVTEPGGRAWRQTTFHPFAQASRLAAGDVLRVEPVSPSYETAQFGEVPLLHAVATHSDEGTTLFAVNRSTDGPLSLEIDTRALGGARIVEATTLTDPDVYARNTADDPDRIAPQANPDVEQDPARVLLPPVSWNVIRLSRP, encoded by the coding sequence GTGCACCAGGCCAAACTCACGCTCGATCCCGCGTTCAAGGTCGCCCCGGTCCGGCGGCGCACCTTCGGCACGTTCGTCGAACACCTCGGGCGCTGCGTCTACACCGGCATCTACGAGCCGGGCCACCCGTCGGCCGACGAGGACGGCTTCCGCGGCGACGTGCTCGACCTGACCAGGGAGCTGGGGGTGTCCACGGTCCGCTACCCGGGCGGCAACTTCGTCTCCGGCTACCGCTGGGAGGACGGCGTCGGCCCCGTCGATCAGCGCCCCCGCCGCCTCGACCTGGCCTGGCACAGCACCGAGACGAACGAGGTCGGCGTGGACGAGTTCGTCCGCTGGTGCCGCAAAGCCGGCGTCGAGCCCATGATGGCGCTCAACCTCGGCACCCGCGGCATCGAGGCGGCCCTCGACCTGCTGGAGTACTGCAACCACCCGTCCGGCACCGCGCTGTCCGACCAGCGCATCGCCAACGGCTCCAAGGAGCCGCACGGGATCAGGATGTGGTGCCTGGGCAACGAGATGGACGGCCCCTGGCAGACCGGGCACAAGACCGCCCACGAGTACGGCCGGCTGGCCGCCGAGACCGCCCGCGCCATGCGCATGGTGGATTCCTCCCTGGAACTGGTCGCCTGCGGCAGCTCCAGCTCCAGCATGCCGACCTTCGGCGCGTGGGAGGCCACGGTGCTGGAGGAGGCGTACGACGTGGTGGACTACATCTCCTGCCACGCGTACTACGAGGAGAAGGACGGCGATCTCGGCAGCTTCCTGGCCTGCTCGACCGACATGGAGTACTTCATCCGCTCGGTCGTGGCCACCGCCGACTCCGTCGGCGCCCGGCTGAAATCGCGCAAGCGGATCGACATCTCCTTCGACGAGTGGAACGTCTGGTACCTGTCGCGCTTCCAGAACGCCGCGCCGCCCGCCGACTGGCCGGTCGCGCCGCGGCTGCTGGAGGACCACTACCACCTGGCCGACGCCGTCGCCTTCGGCGGCCTGCTGATCACCCTGCTGCGCAACAGCGACCGCGTCACGGCCGCGTCGCTGGCCCAGCTCGTCAACGTCATCGCGCCCATCGTGACCGAGCCCGGCGGGCGGGCGTGGCGCCAGACCACCTTCCACCCGTTCGCGCAGGCGTCCCGGCTCGCGGCCGGTGACGTGCTGCGGGTGGAGCCGGTGTCGCCCTCGTACGAGACGGCGCAGTTCGGCGAGGTGCCGCTGCTGCACGCGGTGGCCACCCACTCGGACGAAGGCACGACGCTGTTCGCCGTCAACCGCTCGACCGACGGGCCGCTCTCCCTGGAGATCGACACCCGGGCGCTCGGCGGCGCCCGCATCGTCGAGGCCACGACCCTGACGGACCCGGACGTCTACGCCCGCAACACGGCCGACGACCCGGACCGGATCGCACCCCAGGCCAACCCGGACGTGGAGCAGGACCCGGCCCGCGTACTCCTGCCCCCGGTCTCCTGGAACGTGATCCGCCTGTCCCGCCCCTGA
- a CDS encoding helix-turn-helix domain-containing protein, with translation MSVPAAELTIVGHYDQAAGYATRRPAGSLSWLLLWTEAGAGFVAQGGASFEVRAGDLAVLGSGVPQYYRVLPGAERWRFWWVHFQPRPSWAAWLGPFARGDGCHLVGGVPVGVRGRMGLAFERALQDARWVPGAPLPDAFRPETRVPAVVLAGPVRELVLGAVEEAIVLATASARPEGARRPDEGDERVRRALALIAAEPGAPHSVTSLARAVALSPSRFAHLFAAETGRSPMRAVREARVRHAASLLEVTDLDVGQVAAASGFVSPFHFSRAFSREYGLPPRDYRARRRSPS, from the coding sequence ATGTCTGTTCCTGCTGCCGAGCTGACGATCGTCGGCCACTACGACCAGGCGGCCGGGTACGCCACGCGCCGCCCGGCCGGGTCGCTGAGCTGGCTGCTGCTGTGGACGGAGGCGGGGGCGGGGTTCGTGGCGCAGGGCGGGGCGTCGTTCGAGGTCCGGGCGGGGGACCTGGCGGTGCTCGGGTCCGGGGTGCCGCAGTACTACCGGGTGCTGCCGGGGGCGGAGCGGTGGCGGTTCTGGTGGGTGCACTTCCAGCCCCGGCCCTCGTGGGCGGCCTGGCTGGGGCCGTTCGCCCGGGGCGACGGGTGCCATCTGGTCGGGGGCGTGCCGGTGGGCGTGCGCGGGCGGATGGGGCTGGCGTTCGAGCGCGCGCTCCAGGACGCCCGATGGGTGCCGGGCGCGCCCCTGCCCGACGCGTTCCGTCCCGAGACGCGGGTGCCCGCCGTCGTCCTGGCGGGGCCGGTGCGCGAGCTGGTGCTGGGGGCCGTCGAGGAGGCGATCGTCCTGGCCACCGCCTCCGCCCGGCCGGAGGGGGCGCGGCGGCCGGACGAGGGCGACGAGCGGGTACGCCGGGCGCTCGCGCTCATCGCCGCCGAGCCGGGCGCGCCGCACTCGGTCACCTCGCTCGCGCGTGCCGTCGCGCTCTCGCCGTCCCGCTTCGCCCACCTGTTCGCCGCCGAGACCGGGCGCAGCCCGATGCGGGCCGTCCGCGAAGCGCGGGTGCGGCACGCCGCGAGCCTGCTGGAGGTGACGGACCTGGACGTGGGGCAGGTGGCCGCGGCGTCCGGCTTCGTCAGCCCGTTCCACTTCAGCCGGGCCTTCAGCCGCGAGTACGGCCTGCCGCCCCGCGACTACCGCGCCCGCCGGCGCTCGCCCTCCTGA
- a CDS encoding phytanoyl-CoA dioxygenase family protein, with amino-acid sequence MRLNDFHDQGYVLVPGLLAPDEVAGLRDEFMALHAKGPIPGHFAPQPQEPGRPYDILRDYPRIMHPHQVNDLALRYLLDTRIAAILRDLLGEEPIAAQSMFYFKPPGARGQALHQDNFYLRVEPGTCVAAWVALDKVDRANGGLEVVPGTHLMDLFCPEEADQDISFTREYVPPPPGLAKVPVDMEPGDVLFFNGSLVHGSEPNSTADRFRRSFICHYVGRSAERIAEYYPTLTMSGEPVRLEASVGGGPCGTEITGPH; translated from the coding sequence ATGAGGCTCAACGACTTCCACGATCAGGGCTACGTGCTGGTGCCCGGTCTCCTCGCCCCGGACGAGGTGGCCGGGCTGCGCGACGAGTTCATGGCGCTGCACGCCAAGGGGCCGATCCCGGGTCACTTCGCCCCGCAGCCGCAGGAACCCGGCCGGCCGTACGACATCCTCCGTGACTACCCGCGGATCATGCACCCTCATCAGGTGAACGACCTGGCCCTGCGGTATCTGCTCGACACGCGCATCGCCGCGATTCTCCGCGACCTCCTGGGCGAGGAGCCGATAGCAGCCCAGAGCATGTTCTACTTCAAGCCGCCGGGCGCCAGGGGCCAGGCGCTGCACCAGGACAACTTCTACCTCCGGGTCGAGCCGGGCACGTGCGTGGCCGCCTGGGTGGCGCTCGACAAGGTGGACCGGGCCAACGGCGGCCTGGAGGTCGTGCCGGGGACGCATCTCATGGACCTGTTCTGCCCCGAGGAGGCGGACCAGGACATCTCCTTCACCCGGGAGTACGTGCCGCCGCCGCCCGGCCTGGCGAAGGTGCCGGTGGACATGGAGCCCGGGGACGTGCTGTTCTTCAACGGCAGCCTGGTCCACGGCTCGGAGCCCAACAGCACGGCCGACCGCTTCAGGCGCAGCTTCATCTGCCATTACGTGGGCCGCTCGGCCGAGCGGATCGCCGAGTACTACCCGACGCTCACGATGTCGGGCGAACCCGTCCGGCTGGAGGCGTCCGTGGGCGGCGGCCCCTGCGGCACCGAGATCACCGGCCCGCACTAG
- a CDS encoding ABC-F family ATP-binding cassette domain-containing protein, whose product MSDALLARDLVRTLGTRRVLDGVTLTAAPGRRIGLIGENGAGKSTLLRLLAGVDQPDSGTVVRPADLGFLRQELPFDGEATVADVLDDALREARADLAELDRLTRALAGAPDDAALLEAYGARLDQAQQRESWDADRRAEIVLDRLGLGGVPRSRALASLSGGQRGRLALAALLIRRPAALLLDEPTNHLDDDAAVFVEEQLRGMAGVVVVASHDRAFLDAVCTDLVDLDPAVDGPVRYGGGYGAYLAEKRAERERWEQRHVAEQAELGELRRAVAVTARRVAPDGLRRDNEKMGYGHRGGRVQSQISRRVRNAARRLAELERDQVPPPPAPLRFHAPALTTRTPQDTAPDLITCAPEDAAQALTTCAPEDVAPALGARPPQDAASVPPLLALRDVRVPGRLAIDRLDVSPGERLLVTGPNGAGKSTLLAVLAGRLDAEGEVRRRRGLTVGLLAQDTVFERPDRTVRETYELALGAERAESVPLRSLGLIGRRDVDLRVGELSVGQRRRLALALLVADPPEVLLLDEPTNHLSPRLSDELEEAMGAAGPGAIVIASHDRWLRARWQGRHVRLGDS is encoded by the coding sequence GTGAGTGACGCGCTGCTCGCCCGCGACCTCGTACGGACGCTGGGCACGCGGCGCGTGCTCGACGGCGTCACCCTCACCGCCGCCCCCGGCCGCCGGATCGGGCTGATCGGCGAGAACGGCGCGGGCAAGTCCACCCTGCTGCGGCTGCTGGCGGGGGTGGACCAGCCCGACTCCGGCACCGTCGTCCGCCCCGCCGACCTCGGCTTCCTGCGCCAGGAGCTGCCGTTCGACGGCGAGGCCACGGTCGCCGACGTGCTCGACGACGCCCTGCGCGAGGCGCGCGCGGACCTGGCCGAGCTCGACCGGCTCACCCGGGCGCTCGCCGGCGCCCCGGACGACGCCGCGCTGCTCGAAGCGTACGGGGCCCGGCTCGACCAGGCGCAACAGCGCGAGTCCTGGGACGCCGACCGGCGCGCGGAGATCGTCCTCGACCGGCTCGGCCTGGGCGGCGTGCCGCGTTCCCGCGCGCTCGCGTCGCTGTCGGGCGGGCAGCGCGGGCGGCTCGCCCTGGCGGCGCTGCTCATCAGGCGGCCCGCCGCGCTGCTGCTCGACGAGCCCACCAACCACCTGGACGACGACGCCGCGGTGTTCGTGGAGGAGCAGTTGCGCGGCATGGCCGGGGTCGTGGTCGTGGCCAGCCACGACCGGGCGTTCCTGGACGCGGTCTGCACGGACCTGGTCGACCTCGACCCCGCGGTGGACGGGCCCGTCCGGTACGGGGGCGGGTACGGCGCGTACCTGGCCGAGAAGCGGGCCGAGCGGGAGCGCTGGGAGCAGCGGCACGTGGCCGAGCAGGCCGAACTCGGGGAGCTGCGCCGGGCCGTCGCGGTGACGGCGCGGCGGGTGGCGCCGGACGGGCTGCGGCGCGACAACGAGAAGATGGGGTACGGGCACCGCGGCGGGCGGGTGCAGAGCCAGATCTCGCGCAGGGTGCGCAACGCCGCCCGGCGGCTGGCCGAGCTCGAACGCGACCAGGTCCCCCCGCCCCCGGCACCGCTGCGCTTCCACGCTCCCGCCCTGACCACCCGCACGCCGCAGGACACGGCTCCGGACCTGATCACCTGCGCGCCGGAGGATGCCGCTCAGGCCCTGACCACCTGCGCGCCGGAGGACGTTGCTCCTGCGCTGGGCGCCCGCCCGCCGCAAGACGCCGCCTCCGTTCCGCCCCTGCTGGCGTTGCGGGACGTGCGGGTGCCGGGGCGGCTCGCGATCGACCGGCTCGACGTCTCGCCCGGGGAGCGCCTGCTGGTCACCGGGCCGAACGGGGCGGGCAAGTCGACGCTCCTGGCGGTGCTGGCCGGCCGGCTCGACGCGGAGGGCGAGGTGCGGCGGCGGCGCGGCCTGACCGTCGGGCTGCTGGCCCAGGACACCGTGTTCGAGCGGCCGGACCGCACGGTGCGGGAGACGTACGAGCTGGCGCTGGGGGCGGAGCGCGCCGAGTCCGTGCCGCTGCGCTCACTCGGCCTGATCGGCCGGCGGGACGTGGACCTGCGGGTGGGCGAGCTGTCCGTCGGCCAGCGCCGGCGGCTCGCGCTGGCGCTGCTGGTGGCGGACCCGCCGGAGGTGCTCCTGCTCGACGAGCCCACCAACCACCTCTCGCCCCGCCTCTCCGACGAACTGGAGGAGGCGATGGGCGCGGCAGGCCCCGGCGCGATAGTGATCGCCAGCCACGACCGGTGGTTGCGAGCGCGCTGGCAGGGCCGTCACGTCCGGCTCGGCGACTCCTGA
- a CDS encoding ABC-F family ATP-binding cassette domain-containing protein has translation MSDAFIICSSLSFSWPDDTPVFSDLSFTVGGGRTGLVAPNGAGKSTLLKLIAGEYRPGGGSVSVGGLLGYLPQSLPLAGDLTVAEVLGIAPVIAALDAIESGDASEEHFTTIGNDWDIEERTRAQLDRLGLGDLGFDRTLRTLSGGQVVSLGLAAQLLKRPDVLLLDEPTNNLDLAARRRLYDVLGDWNGCLLVVSHDRALLDRMDRIAELDRGEVRFYGGDFTAYEEAVRAEQEAAERNVRSAEQELKREKRELQQARERADRRASNAARNLKSAGLPRIFAGNMKRGAQESAGRAGQMHAARVSDAKARLDEAGRALRDDQKITLELPGTNVPAGRTVFHGEQLQARGLFAEPGIDLTVRGPERIALTGPNGAGKSTLLRLISGDLSPDGGTTRRADGRVAYLSQRLDLLDVERTVAENLAAFAPRMPEAERMNLLARFLFRGARAHLPVGVLSGGERLRATLACVLCADPAPQLLLLDEPTNNLDLVSVGQLESALGSYEGAFVVVSHDERFLAEIGVERWLELSGGRLLETGGPAGE, from the coding sequence ATGTCCGACGCGTTCATCATCTGCTCCAGCCTGTCCTTTTCCTGGCCTGACGACACGCCCGTCTTCAGCGACCTGTCCTTCACCGTGGGCGGCGGCCGTACGGGCCTCGTCGCGCCGAACGGCGCGGGCAAGAGCACGCTGCTCAAGCTGATCGCCGGCGAGTACCGGCCCGGCGGCGGGAGCGTGTCCGTCGGCGGGCTGCTCGGTTACCTGCCGCAGAGCCTGCCCCTCGCCGGCGACCTGACCGTGGCCGAGGTCCTCGGCATCGCGCCGGTGATCGCCGCGCTGGACGCCATCGAGTCGGGCGACGCCAGTGAGGAGCACTTCACCACGATCGGCAACGACTGGGACATCGAGGAGCGCACCCGCGCCCAGCTCGACCGGCTCGGGCTCGGCGATCTCGGGTTCGACCGCACGCTGCGGACGCTGAGCGGCGGCCAGGTCGTCTCGCTCGGCCTGGCCGCGCAGCTGCTCAAGCGGCCCGACGTCCTGCTGCTCGACGAGCCGACGAACAACCTCGACCTGGCCGCCCGCCGCCGGCTCTACGACGTGCTCGGCGACTGGAACGGCTGCCTGCTCGTGGTCAGCCACGATCGCGCGCTGCTCGACCGGATGGACCGCATCGCCGAGCTCGACCGGGGCGAGGTCCGCTTCTACGGCGGCGACTTCACCGCGTACGAGGAGGCCGTCCGCGCCGAGCAGGAGGCCGCCGAGCGGAACGTGCGCAGCGCCGAGCAGGAGCTCAAGCGCGAGAAGCGGGAGCTGCAACAGGCCCGCGAGCGCGCCGACCGCCGGGCGAGCAACGCCGCCCGCAACCTCAAGAGCGCCGGGCTGCCGCGCATCTTCGCCGGGAACATGAAACGGGGCGCCCAGGAGTCGGCCGGGCGGGCGGGCCAGATGCACGCCGCCCGCGTCAGCGACGCCAAGGCCAGGCTCGACGAGGCCGGGCGGGCGCTGCGCGACGACCAGAAGATCACCCTGGAGCTGCCGGGCACGAACGTGCCCGCAGGACGCACGGTCTTCCACGGCGAGCAGTTGCAGGCCCGCGGCCTGTTCGCCGAGCCGGGCATCGACCTGACGGTCCGCGGGCCCGAACGCATCGCGCTGACCGGCCCCAACGGCGCGGGCAAGTCGACCCTGCTCCGCCTGATCAGCGGCGACCTGTCGCCCGACGGCGGCACGACCAGGCGGGCCGACGGCCGGGTCGCCTACCTGTCGCAGCGGCTCGACCTGCTCGACGTCGAGCGCACCGTGGCCGAGAACCTGGCCGCGTTCGCCCCCCGCATGCCGGAGGCGGAGCGGATGAACCTGCTCGCCCGCTTCCTGTTCCGCGGCGCCCGCGCCCACCTGCCGGTGGGCGTGCTGTCGGGCGGCGAACGGCTGCGCGCCACGCTGGCCTGCGTGCTCTGCGCCGATCCGGCGCCCCAGCTCCTGCTGCTCGACGAGCCCACCAACAACCTCGACCTGGTCAGCGTGGGGCAGCTGGAAAGCGCGCTCGGCTCGTACGAGGGGGCGTTCGTGGTGGTCAGCCACGACGAGCGGTTCCTGGCGGAGATCGGGGTGGAGCGCTGGCTGGAGCTGTCCGGCGGCCGGCTGCTGGAGACCGGAGGGCCCGCCGGTGAGTGA